Proteins encoded together in one Oncorhynchus mykiss isolate Arlee chromosome 7, USDA_OmykA_1.1, whole genome shotgun sequence window:
- the LOC110495514 gene encoding inactive dual specificity phosphatase 27 isoform X1 produces the protein MASPSEGDQTVPDGEREKEATKVKSIQSHYLRCPSPSSFSVISESRFSMISGSDAESIYMEPIHLSSAIAAKQIINEELPKRGIRTESTPDSMLETAEQLMVEDLYNRVKDMIDDRSPYNTPCVMDIQRAMVQDRLEAPNNPVDEVWNNIFIAEKSVAVNKARLKRMGITHILNAAHGTGVYTGEAFYAGMNIGYMGIEVDDFAESDISPHFRTCAEFLDEALLTHKGKVLVSSMMGESRSAVLVAAYLMIFQHMTIMEALTTLRKKRPINPNEGFLKQLRQLNETLLEERDDDDDDTLSQCSVIDAHTRAHLFDDEESMMGVKAHSIMMEEEEDSQSVMSSVASSAAAAALRDGVFGGLRMGLERAETTEGLALPGKDAGDGGEDAEDGDEDGMSMIREWQRRNEKYQSEEWWEQQLMSEAGDEESLLGGMRGPGATEDLESVTSEDVQAMKERLKRRPRHSPSESVSTASCSSYSDLWKQRLKEIEEQAAARYRIKDDDNNSESTAMEGIQNKKQTIKDDVESVLSDTSSMYNFCKRNKENLTPLERWRVKRIQFGWNKNDEGRDGEKRAGGVWGSGEQGDGDAEAHTPALEDVNLTAYQTWKMKQAKRLGEDNKATKDDIVEMSRGEDSATAKRRQRREELLERSRKTLEESQSMCGWETESSMSGSTLPLSAFFAQPDGSQAGRVANDDNMSMLSGRSSVSQARSTRSQASMGSGIPQGIPQVPMIPVPTMQGPGGEPMVDLSSIQNWIANVVSETLIQKEREMSLPPSQAGSVLSFGGTSSVLGPARRGLDDDKASMLSGASYSSSLAHHGVSAGRAESVLSGRSAASSTSNLSSISGLGSRRSKITTTSVPLYSLFADQVNLQKLDSMDKQMQSEMRNKMACYGVKKIVEDNKRSTLYKKKKPKDEGEEEEEKEDDYLTGKIKTSLPPAPEKKKAPTRSYGLSGCLNLSTALEKEKNTSVDDWLTNVMPPSRKPASYSAEDETDPGPSASVYNFGGQRDSSEEEEEEEEYEVASRYRSRFQADTESRVLGKFSSNSVDSSSYRTRRSYTATEEEEEDEESYTSKRKFTHHSQYESGGETEGRIERKEEKEEEEDVDRFLSDLRQRSRARAEAEMQDDDIVAAWRAQQESKSNGYRSSDS, from the exons ATGGCGTCACCGAGCGAGGGCGATCAGACGGtgcctgatggagagagagaaaaggaggcgACTAAGGTCAAATCTATTCAGTCCCACTATCTCCGCTGTCCCTCCCCCAGCAG TTTCTCCGTGATCTCTGAGTCCAGATTCTCCATGATATCAGGGTCGGATGCCGAGAGCATCTATATGGAGCCCATTCACCTGTCCTCAGCTATAGCTGCCAAACAAATCATCAACGAGG AGCTCCCAAAACGGGGTATCAGGACAGAGAGTACCCCAGACAGCATGTTGGAGACAGCGGAACAGCTGATGGTGGAGGACCTCTACAACCGGGTGAAGGACATGATCGATGACCGCAGCCCCTATAACACCCCCTGTGTGATGGACATCCAGCGGGCCATGGTACAGGACCGCCTGGAGGCCCCCAACAACCCCGTGGACGAGGTGTGGAACAACATATTCATCGCTGAGAA ATCTGTGGCTGTCAATAAAGCTCGTCTGAAGCGCATGGGTATCACCCACATCCTGAACGCTGCCCACGGTACCGGGGTCTACACAGGGGAGGCCTTCTACGCTGGCATGAACATTGGCTACATGGGTATCGAGGTAGATGACTTTGCAGAGTCTGACATCTCCCCTCACTTCAGAACCTGCGCTGAGTTCCTGGATGAGGCCCTGTTGACACACAAGG GTAAGGTCCTGGTGTCCTCTATGATGGGCGAGAGCCGCTCCGCTGTGCTGGTGGCTGCCTACCTCATGATTTTCCAACACATGACCATCATGGAGGCACTGACTACTCTGAGGAAGAAGCGACCCATCAACCCCAACGAGGGCTTCCTAAAACAGCTGCGTCAGCTTAACGAGACGCTACTAGAGGagcgtgatgatgatgatgacgacacCCTCAGCCAATGCTCCGTCATCGACGCCCACACTCGCGCCCACCTGTTTGACGACGAAGAGAGCATGATGGGCGTGAAGGCCCACTCCAtcatgatggaggaggaggaggacagccaAAGCGTGATGAGTAGCGTGGCCTCGTCTGCCGCAGCCGCCGCCCTCAGGGACGGTGTTTTTGGAGGGCTGCGGATGGGCCTGGAACGGGCAGAGACAACAGAGGGCCTGGCCCTGCCTGGAAAAGACGCTGGTGACGGTGGGGAGGATGCAGAGGATGGGGATGAAGATGGCATGAGCATGATCCGCGAGTGGCAGAGGAGGAACGAGAAGTACCAGAGCGAAGAGTGGTGGGAGCAACAGCTGATGAGCGAGGCTGGGGACGAGGAGTCTCTCCTGGGGGGCATGCGGGGTCCTGGGGCAACAGAAGACCTGGAGAGCGTGACCAGTGAGGACGTCCAGGCCATGAAAGAGCGCCTGAAGCGGCGCCCGCGGCACTCCCCCTCAGAGTCAGTGTCCACGGCCAGTTGCAGCAGCTACTCTGACCTGTGGAAGCAGCGTCTGAAGGAGATCGAGGAGCAGGCGGCAGCGCGCTACCGCATAAAGGACGACGACAACAACAGTGAGAGCACGGCGATGGAGGGGATACAAAATAAGAAGCAGACAATCAAGGACGACGTGGAGAGCGTGCTCTCTGACACAAGCTCCATGTACAACTTCTGCAAGAGGAACAAGGAGAACCTAACTCCCCTGGAGCGCTGGAGGGTGAAGAGGATCCAGTTTGGCTGGAATAAGAATGatgaagggagggatggggagaaaaGAGCCGGGGGCGTATGGGGCAGTGGGGAGCAGGGAGATGGCGATGCTGAGGCCCACACTCCGGCACTGGAGGACGTCAACCTGACAGCCTACCAGACCTGGAAGATGAAACAGGCGAAGCGGCTTGGAGAGGACAACAAGGCAACAAAAGATGACATTGTGGAGATGAGCCGTGGCGAGGACTCGGCCACAGCCAAGAGGAGACAGAGGCGGGAGGAGCTCCTGGAGCGCTCGCGGAAGACACTGGAGGAGAGTCAGTCCATGTGTGGCTGGGAGACGGAGAGCTCCATGAGCGGAAGCACCCTGCCGCTCTCTGCCTTCTTCGCCCAGCCTGACGGCTCACAAGCCGGACGTGTTGCCAATGATGACAACATGTCCATGCTGAGTGGCAGGTCTTCTGTATCCCAAGCCCGCAGCACCAGATCTCAGGCCTCTATGGGCTCAGGAATTCCACAGGGCATTCCCCAAGTCCCCATGATCCCTGTGCCCACAATGCAGGGACCTGGTGGGGAGCCCATGGTCGACCTGTCCAGCATTCAGAACTGGATCGCCAATGTGGTGTCCGAGACCCTCATCCAGAAGGAGCGTGAGATGAGCCTCCCCCCGTCCCAGGCTGGATCGGTGCTAAGTTTCGGTGGGACATCTAGTGTGTTAGGGCCAGCAAGACGTGGCTTGGACGATGACAAGGCTTCTATGCTGAGTGGAGCGTCCTATTCGAGCTCACTGGCTCATCACGGTGTCAGTGCTGGCAGGGCCGAGTCTGTGCTCTCTGGTAGAAGTGCTGCTTCTTCTACCAGTAATCTCTCCAGCATCTCCGGTCTGGGCTCCCGCAGGAGCAAGATCACCACCACCAGCGTGCCCCTCTACAGCCTTTTTGCGGACCAGGTCAACCTACAGAAGCTGGACTCCATGGACAAGCAGATGCAGTCGGAGATGAGGAACAAGATGGCCTGCTACGGGGTGAAGAAGATTGTCGAAGATAATAAGCGCAGCACACTCTACAAGAAGAAGAAGCCCAAGGACGAGGgcgaagaggaggaagagaaggaggatgaCTATTTAACAGGAAAGATAAAGACGTCTCTCCCACCTGCACCAGAGAAAAAGAAAGCACCTACGCGAAGCTATGGCCTTTCGGGCTGCCTAAATCTCTCCACCGCTCTGGAGAAAGAAAAGAACACCAGTGTTGATGATTGGCTAACCAACGTCATGCCTCCTTCAAGGAAACCAGCGTCCTATAGTGCAGAAGACGAGACTGATCCAGGGCCATCTGCCTCCGTGTATAACTTCGGGGGTCAGAGGGACTCGtctgaggaggaagaagaagaggaggagtatgAAGTCGCATCCAGATATCGCTCCAGATTCCAGGCAGACACAGAGTCACGTGTACTTGGCAAATTCTCTTCCAACAGCGTGGATTCCAGCAGCTACAGGACTAGAAGATCCTACACAGccactgaggaagaggaggaagatgaggagagtTATACATCGAAGAGGAAGTTTACTCATCACTCACAATATGAGAGTGGAGGGGAGACGGAGGGGAGGatagaaaggaaggaagaaaaggaagaggaagaagatgtCGACAGATTCCTCAGCGATCTTAGGCAGAGGTCTCGGGCTCGGGCTGAGGCAGAAATGCAGGACGATGACATCGTTGCAGCTTGGAGGGCACAACAAGAATCCAAGTCAAATGGTTACAGAAGCAGTGACTCTTAA
- the LOC110495514 gene encoding inactive dual specificity phosphatase 27 isoform X2, with the protein MEREKRRRLRSNLFSPTISAVPPPAGSDAESIYMEPIHLSSAIAAKQIINEELPKRGIRTESTPDSMLETAEQLMVEDLYNRVKDMIDDRSPYNTPCVMDIQRAMVQDRLEAPNNPVDEVWNNIFIAEKSVAVNKARLKRMGITHILNAAHGTGVYTGEAFYAGMNIGYMGIEVDDFAESDISPHFRTCAEFLDEALLTHKGKVLVSSMMGESRSAVLVAAYLMIFQHMTIMEALTTLRKKRPINPNEGFLKQLRQLNETLLEERDDDDDDTLSQCSVIDAHTRAHLFDDEESMMGVKAHSIMMEEEEDSQSVMSSVASSAAAAALRDGVFGGLRMGLERAETTEGLALPGKDAGDGGEDAEDGDEDGMSMIREWQRRNEKYQSEEWWEQQLMSEAGDEESLLGGMRGPGATEDLESVTSEDVQAMKERLKRRPRHSPSESVSTASCSSYSDLWKQRLKEIEEQAAARYRIKDDDNNSESTAMEGIQNKKQTIKDDVESVLSDTSSMYNFCKRNKENLTPLERWRVKRIQFGWNKNDEGRDGEKRAGGVWGSGEQGDGDAEAHTPALEDVNLTAYQTWKMKQAKRLGEDNKATKDDIVEMSRGEDSATAKRRQRREELLERSRKTLEESQSMCGWETESSMSGSTLPLSAFFAQPDGSQAGRVANDDNMSMLSGRSSVSQARSTRSQASMGSGIPQGIPQVPMIPVPTMQGPGGEPMVDLSSIQNWIANVVSETLIQKEREMSLPPSQAGSVLSFGGTSSVLGPARRGLDDDKASMLSGASYSSSLAHHGVSAGRAESVLSGRSAASSTSNLSSISGLGSRRSKITTTSVPLYSLFADQVNLQKLDSMDKQMQSEMRNKMACYGVKKIVEDNKRSTLYKKKKPKDEGEEEEEKEDDYLTGKIKTSLPPAPEKKKAPTRSYGLSGCLNLSTALEKEKNTSVDDWLTNVMPPSRKPASYSAEDETDPGPSASVYNFGGQRDSSEEEEEEEEYEVASRYRSRFQADTESRVLGKFSSNSVDSSSYRTRRSYTATEEEEEDEESYTSKRKFTHHSQYESGGETEGRIERKEEKEEEEDVDRFLSDLRQRSRARAEAEMQDDDIVAAWRAQQESKSNGYRSSDS; encoded by the exons atggagagagagaaaaggaggcgACTAAGGTCAAATCTATTCAGTCCCACTATCTCCGCTGTCCCTCCCCCAGCAG GGTCGGATGCCGAGAGCATCTATATGGAGCCCATTCACCTGTCCTCAGCTATAGCTGCCAAACAAATCATCAACGAGG AGCTCCCAAAACGGGGTATCAGGACAGAGAGTACCCCAGACAGCATGTTGGAGACAGCGGAACAGCTGATGGTGGAGGACCTCTACAACCGGGTGAAGGACATGATCGATGACCGCAGCCCCTATAACACCCCCTGTGTGATGGACATCCAGCGGGCCATGGTACAGGACCGCCTGGAGGCCCCCAACAACCCCGTGGACGAGGTGTGGAACAACATATTCATCGCTGAGAA ATCTGTGGCTGTCAATAAAGCTCGTCTGAAGCGCATGGGTATCACCCACATCCTGAACGCTGCCCACGGTACCGGGGTCTACACAGGGGAGGCCTTCTACGCTGGCATGAACATTGGCTACATGGGTATCGAGGTAGATGACTTTGCAGAGTCTGACATCTCCCCTCACTTCAGAACCTGCGCTGAGTTCCTGGATGAGGCCCTGTTGACACACAAGG GTAAGGTCCTGGTGTCCTCTATGATGGGCGAGAGCCGCTCCGCTGTGCTGGTGGCTGCCTACCTCATGATTTTCCAACACATGACCATCATGGAGGCACTGACTACTCTGAGGAAGAAGCGACCCATCAACCCCAACGAGGGCTTCCTAAAACAGCTGCGTCAGCTTAACGAGACGCTACTAGAGGagcgtgatgatgatgatgacgacacCCTCAGCCAATGCTCCGTCATCGACGCCCACACTCGCGCCCACCTGTTTGACGACGAAGAGAGCATGATGGGCGTGAAGGCCCACTCCAtcatgatggaggaggaggaggacagccaAAGCGTGATGAGTAGCGTGGCCTCGTCTGCCGCAGCCGCCGCCCTCAGGGACGGTGTTTTTGGAGGGCTGCGGATGGGCCTGGAACGGGCAGAGACAACAGAGGGCCTGGCCCTGCCTGGAAAAGACGCTGGTGACGGTGGGGAGGATGCAGAGGATGGGGATGAAGATGGCATGAGCATGATCCGCGAGTGGCAGAGGAGGAACGAGAAGTACCAGAGCGAAGAGTGGTGGGAGCAACAGCTGATGAGCGAGGCTGGGGACGAGGAGTCTCTCCTGGGGGGCATGCGGGGTCCTGGGGCAACAGAAGACCTGGAGAGCGTGACCAGTGAGGACGTCCAGGCCATGAAAGAGCGCCTGAAGCGGCGCCCGCGGCACTCCCCCTCAGAGTCAGTGTCCACGGCCAGTTGCAGCAGCTACTCTGACCTGTGGAAGCAGCGTCTGAAGGAGATCGAGGAGCAGGCGGCAGCGCGCTACCGCATAAAGGACGACGACAACAACAGTGAGAGCACGGCGATGGAGGGGATACAAAATAAGAAGCAGACAATCAAGGACGACGTGGAGAGCGTGCTCTCTGACACAAGCTCCATGTACAACTTCTGCAAGAGGAACAAGGAGAACCTAACTCCCCTGGAGCGCTGGAGGGTGAAGAGGATCCAGTTTGGCTGGAATAAGAATGatgaagggagggatggggagaaaaGAGCCGGGGGCGTATGGGGCAGTGGGGAGCAGGGAGATGGCGATGCTGAGGCCCACACTCCGGCACTGGAGGACGTCAACCTGACAGCCTACCAGACCTGGAAGATGAAACAGGCGAAGCGGCTTGGAGAGGACAACAAGGCAACAAAAGATGACATTGTGGAGATGAGCCGTGGCGAGGACTCGGCCACAGCCAAGAGGAGACAGAGGCGGGAGGAGCTCCTGGAGCGCTCGCGGAAGACACTGGAGGAGAGTCAGTCCATGTGTGGCTGGGAGACGGAGAGCTCCATGAGCGGAAGCACCCTGCCGCTCTCTGCCTTCTTCGCCCAGCCTGACGGCTCACAAGCCGGACGTGTTGCCAATGATGACAACATGTCCATGCTGAGTGGCAGGTCTTCTGTATCCCAAGCCCGCAGCACCAGATCTCAGGCCTCTATGGGCTCAGGAATTCCACAGGGCATTCCCCAAGTCCCCATGATCCCTGTGCCCACAATGCAGGGACCTGGTGGGGAGCCCATGGTCGACCTGTCCAGCATTCAGAACTGGATCGCCAATGTGGTGTCCGAGACCCTCATCCAGAAGGAGCGTGAGATGAGCCTCCCCCCGTCCCAGGCTGGATCGGTGCTAAGTTTCGGTGGGACATCTAGTGTGTTAGGGCCAGCAAGACGTGGCTTGGACGATGACAAGGCTTCTATGCTGAGTGGAGCGTCCTATTCGAGCTCACTGGCTCATCACGGTGTCAGTGCTGGCAGGGCCGAGTCTGTGCTCTCTGGTAGAAGTGCTGCTTCTTCTACCAGTAATCTCTCCAGCATCTCCGGTCTGGGCTCCCGCAGGAGCAAGATCACCACCACCAGCGTGCCCCTCTACAGCCTTTTTGCGGACCAGGTCAACCTACAGAAGCTGGACTCCATGGACAAGCAGATGCAGTCGGAGATGAGGAACAAGATGGCCTGCTACGGGGTGAAGAAGATTGTCGAAGATAATAAGCGCAGCACACTCTACAAGAAGAAGAAGCCCAAGGACGAGGgcgaagaggaggaagagaaggaggatgaCTATTTAACAGGAAAGATAAAGACGTCTCTCCCACCTGCACCAGAGAAAAAGAAAGCACCTACGCGAAGCTATGGCCTTTCGGGCTGCCTAAATCTCTCCACCGCTCTGGAGAAAGAAAAGAACACCAGTGTTGATGATTGGCTAACCAACGTCATGCCTCCTTCAAGGAAACCAGCGTCCTATAGTGCAGAAGACGAGACTGATCCAGGGCCATCTGCCTCCGTGTATAACTTCGGGGGTCAGAGGGACTCGtctgaggaggaagaagaagaggaggagtatgAAGTCGCATCCAGATATCGCTCCAGATTCCAGGCAGACACAGAGTCACGTGTACTTGGCAAATTCTCTTCCAACAGCGTGGATTCCAGCAGCTACAGGACTAGAAGATCCTACACAGccactgaggaagaggaggaagatgaggagagtTATACATCGAAGAGGAAGTTTACTCATCACTCACAATATGAGAGTGGAGGGGAGACGGAGGGGAGGatagaaaggaaggaagaaaaggaagaggaagaagatgtCGACAGATTCCTCAGCGATCTTAGGCAGAGGTCTCGGGCTCGGGCTGAGGCAGAAATGCAGGACGATGACATCGTTGCAGCTTGGAGGGCACAACAAGAATCCAAGTCAAATGGTTACAGAAGCAGTGACTCTTAA